A window of the Hevea brasiliensis isolate MT/VB/25A 57/8 chromosome 6, ASM3005281v1, whole genome shotgun sequence genome harbors these coding sequences:
- the LOC110655268 gene encoding proline-rich receptor-like protein kinase PERK1: MATLQSSGTFGPRRYTFEELAEAAHNFSNRYLLGEGGFGQVYQGFLHGQTFAIKKLSYLPDQQKKKKLEHEISVISSISHRNLVKLVGYCFEEQNALLVLEYFPNKSLKVSLHERKILDWPKRMKIAIGSAKGLEYLHENCKPRIIHQDIKSDNILIDEDFEPKVADFGLAEFFPDAVSQLSTTSIKGTKDYIDPEHPGKLSVKLDVYSFGVVLLELITGRKSTHEDIDCVKSTHEDVHIVEIHIVDWAKSRIIKALKGEYMNFVDSNLQKYNRREMQRMIFCAASCVYKPLYCRPTIKKIVRALEEDKWDILLKDIWNDNDYNFLNNPNVELPQTTVPKLPNNVVEPRRKPTMETSTTGETSSSGSVKVYKPRSFTYRELAKATAGFSETNILGEGVFGVVYKGLLPREVIVAIKKLKDLPNKQPKEEFEKKIKDISSVNHSNIVNPMGYCIDKNLNRLLVLEYVPSSNSLKYHLHRTETLDWPKRMKIAIGSAKGLKYLHEGKIIHGDMKTNNIILDNNFDPKVTNFGLIMFFQPERTDVYADIQNNKKASEKSDIYAFGVVLLELITGRNINEKGGNIINWARIRIRPAMNGQRTDLFDLKLQTYDESQMKQMIYCAAACVYKPLNLRPQMKKIVEALEGHIPPKNIWDENDNKFLHS; encoded by the exons ATGGCAACTCTCCAATCATCGGGTACGTTTGGGCCGAGGCGATATACTTTTGAAGAGTTAGCAGAGGCAGCTCATAATTTCTCCAACAGGTATCTCCTTGGCGAGGGTGGCTTTGGTCAAGTTTATCAGGGATTCCTACATGGTCAAACCTTTGCTATTAAGAAACTTAGTTATCTTCCGGATCaacagaagaaaaaaaaattggagcACGAGATCAGCGTCATTAGCAGTATCAGTCACCGAAATCTTGTCAAGCTGGTTGGTTACTGCTTTGAAGAACAGAATGCATTGCTTGTTTTAGAGTATTTTCCCAATAAGTCCTTGAAAGTTAGTTTACATG AAAGGAAGATCTTGGATTGGCCAAAAAGAATGAAAATCGCTATAGGCTCTGCTAAAGGATTGGAATATCTACATGAAAACT GTAAGCCGAGAATCATACACCAAGATATCAAATCAGATAATATTCTTATTGACGAAGACTTTGAACCAAAG GTTGCAGATTTTGGACTTGCTGAGTTCTTTCCGGATGCCGTTTCTCAGCTCTCCACCACATCGATCAAGGGAACTAAAGA ttatatagATCCAGAGCATCCAGGAAAGTTATCCGTTAAATTGGATGTTTATTCCTTTGGTGTGGTGCTTTTAGAGCTAATCACAGGAAGAAAATCTACACATGAAGACATTGATTGCGTAAAATCTACACATGAAGACGTTCACATCGTTGAGATTCACATCGTTGATTGG GCAAAGTCTCGAATTATAAAAGCTTTGAAGGGAGAATATATGAATTTTGTTGATTCTAATTTGCAAAAGTATAATAGAAGAGAAATGCAACGAATGATCTTTTGTGCCGCATCTTGTGTGTATAAACCTTTATATTGTCGACCAACAATAAAAAAG ATAGTTCGAGCTCTTGAAGAAGATAAATGGGACATTCTTCTTAAAGATATATGGAATGACAATGACTACAACTTCCTCA ATAACCCTAACGTCGAACTTCCCCAGACTACGGTGCCGAAGCTTCCTAACAATGTCGTTGAACCCAGGAGAAAACCAACCATGGAAACTAGCACCACTGGAGAAACTTCATCCAGTGGAAGTGTTAAAGTTTATAAGCCAAGGAGTTTTACTTATAGAGAACTAGCAAAGGCAACTGCAGGTTTCTCCGAGACCAATATACTTGGCGAGGGTGTTTTTGGTGTAGTTTATAAGGGACTCCTACCTAGAGAAGTCATTGTTGCCATTAAAAAACTTAAAGACCTTCCGAATAAACAGCCGAAAGAAGAATTTGAGAAGAAGATTAAGGATATTAGCAGTGTGAATCACTCAAATATTGTTAACCCGATGGGGTACTGCATTGACAAAAATCTCAATAGATTGCTTGTTTTAGAGTATGTTCCCAGCAGTAACTCCTTGAAATATCATTTACATA GAACAGAGACACTGGACTGGCCCAAAAGAATGAAAATCGCCATTGGTTCTGCAAAAGGATTGAAATATCTACATGAAG GTAAAATCATACATGGAGATATGAAGacaaataatattatacttgatAACAATTTTGACCCGAAG GTTACAAATTTTGGACTTATCATGTTTTTCCAGCCTGAGAGAACTGATGT TTATGCAGACATACAGAATAATAAGAAAGCGTCTGAAAAATCAGATATCTATGCCTTTGGTGTGGTACTTTTAGAGCTGATTACTGGtagaaatattaatgagaaaggcGGTAATATTATTAATTGG GCAAGGATTCGAATTCGACCAGCTATGAATGGGCAACGCACAGATCTTTTTGATTTAAAATTGCAAACTTATGATGAATCACAAATGAAGCAAATGATTTATTGTGCTGCTGCTTGTGTGTATAAACCTTTAAACCTTCGCCCACAAATGAAGAAG ATAGTTGAAGCTCTTGAAGGACATATTCCTCCAAAGAATATATGGGATGAGAATGACAACAAATTCCTACACAGTTAg